A region of Hoplias malabaricus isolate fHopMal1 chromosome 12, fHopMal1.hap1, whole genome shotgun sequence DNA encodes the following proteins:
- the LOC136710771 gene encoding protein mono-ADP-ribosyltransferase PARP14-like isoform X1 encodes MAEKTLLLEGLPEDFNSVKSKLELYFKNKRRSGGEILHIKQHPEDKRKALLVYLNEADVKKVLEKRIHRIDFKAQGAVQLTVRLLEDQGPAEKNIKPHVLPKEKLDDLDQNQSAQATASERNKFDSEIHKEDLDLLVSTTESDKETLTMYFEQFTEHAQLTKHGKNSWILKVATQSDVEKILQQKEHEFGLSVEVYKERSSSEIWDPCRFILTGFKDTCKYKLITVFIGSCSQKAEHTWELVDDDRIVVTFKEVIDANTFVKKVTSKKMKDMEIGVSRLELTGSVLVQGNMSKITEELLNLYFSNKRSGGGDITSIIWVSKSKSVVITFDDSHVAHRVVEKKHHISDTQLSTSLFYPSLQKILTGKTPTLSNISTEITMPVDVDVLGFIERNVQCKRDLLSQLKKVHADVIFEKTESPKQIKLEMAVDKDSLAALRIGPTWESKAKREANAFLSKYSKAEQTIENELWKRVEKDCYQLTSSDISLSIEEAKSRIVIVGIKEAVDTLINKLKQLLEDAMAELEVERNTVDKVIRFESKEMLELVANCVHSKLSNEIYTKDEGTLSFHLKGFRENVNAAEKVIKQAQENVTLQNLSLSSHLVQFLKSLDLKKFEQDHFFASNIQAFFMKNGDHLGVLAETENIKKAEDKLADIIRVEIIQITPELTPVINSETWVNFLKAHNANVELTHDVIIIPSEGEIVICGFAQMVADLLQKVNDYLENKTPATEDIHFQSLQEVEFIESCMNLSAVPEIRNLDLTILAGTTESPPCLKVTGAKEKIQDAVSLLKKHVSAIITETFAYSKAGETKVIQKHEANVKAKAKEFNCKAYLSTKVEVKTDLTVTTSAHSTNTTSKTLLSPLKHKKASDTEETHTVTVHGVQVSLKKGDITKETVDVIVNSSNKTLDLDTGVSGAILAAAGTSVVDECKKLGPQKADGVVLTSGGNLSCKHIAQIVGPVTAVDITASIEKVLSLCESKNATTVAIPAIGTGKGGIGASESIKAIFIGLENHLTQSQSSCLKEIFAVAFEQKIFDSYCIYFKERKKLSPKVTKSMMPANQVKISGVRIEVKKGSITNETVRGIVNTTNNKMNLMGGVSGAIFRAAGPSVQQECQTLGPLQSDTAAVTSGGNLQCDYIIHMMGPHSAADARLRVKKVLERCEEKQISTVSFPAVGTGGGGLKSAESIDAMLEGIEDHLSQLTSTAIKLIYVVIDRDEVLQEFLEGLKQWTTKCQQDSDDGFNGEDSSEWEDTESSHGSDEEPLFSDEEDVEEEEEEMEYEELEEETVEEEEEVEEEEEVEDEGEEEEGYDEEDEEEEGYDEEDEEEDKSANTTEALIGQIKVKVLCGDITKETTEAIVSSTNTSLDLSSGVSGAILKAAGQTVVEDCKKLGPQPSDGVVLTTAGNLALKNIIHMVGQTSEKEITRCMHKVLKKCEENKIQSVSFPALGTGAGNLAADQVAQAMIKAVEMFSKDSPAFLKQINIVIFQPKMLSNFEEVLKSSKKISPKSRPTSVPKPGSIKQTQTLSPLCFATKITSVTFPIMNVEVYGTSTTDLAKVKAFLDDLISEECASQDIESSHLPSLPEADKESIVALSKNNQVHVHVLAADKWTVSGKKDDVLDAVLKINKFLQAAKDRELQKEEEKRLSETLRWEVARGEAWAPLDVSISYQMERAFYNKEQTFSYQAKGENYTVDFKDLKRVNSKGESCRVKRTLLGDSETAIIHPPTTWTNMGGKDLEIITLLPSSNEYKKIQNHFILTSKHKDVSPVQVVEIHRIQNQQQWQRYCVLKQAVDKKYPTQRNDQILYHGTTKEICQKINKNGFNRSFCGRNAVVHGDGTYFAKEAWYSCQDQYSNQDENGLKYIYRARVVTGKPCKSKKGMKEPDPLDPNDPQAGLHDCAVDDLQNPFIFVVFCDAGAYPDYLITFKNV; translated from the exons AGGAACAAGTTTGACTCTGAAATTCACAAAG AAGACCTGGACCTGCTTGTAAGCACTACAGAGTCTGATAAAGAGACACTCACAATGTATTTTGAGCAATTTACAGAGCACGCTCAACTCacaaaacatggaaaaaacagTTGGATCCTGAAAGTAGCCACTCAGTCAG atgttGAAAAGATTCTCCAGCAGAAGGAACATGAGTTTGGTCTTTCAGTAGAGGTGTATAAAGAGCGAAGTTCATCAGAGATATGGGATCCCTGTCGCTTTATCCTAACTGGGTTCAAAGATACCTgcaaatacaaattaattacAGTGTTTATAGGCAGCTGTAGTCAAAAGGCAGAGCACACCTGGGAGCTCGTTGATGATGACAGGATCGTAGTAACATTCAAAGAGGTTATTG ATGCTAACACATTCGTGAAGAAGGTCACCTCCAAAAAGATGAAGGACATGGAGATCGGAGTCTCTCGTTTAGAGCTCACAGGTTCCGTTTTAGTGCAAGGAAATATGAGCAAAATTACAGAAGAGCTTCTGAATCTCTACTTCAGCAATAAGCGGAGTGGTGGAGGGGACATCACATCCATAATCTGGGTCAGCAAATCCAAAAGTGTGGTCATAACCTTTGATGACTCCCACG TTGCACATCGAGTAGTGGAAAAGAAGCATCATATATCTGACACGCAGCTCAGCACTTCGCTCTTTTACCCGAGTCTGCAGAAGATTCTCACTGGAAAAACACCTACTTTATCCAACATCTCCACAGAGATCACCATGCCTGTTGACGTGGACGTGCTTGGATTCATTGAAAGAAATGTACAGTGCAAAAGAGACTTGCTGAGTCAGCTCAAGAAAGTTCATGCAGATGTCATTTTTGAAAAGACAGAATCTCCCAAACAGATCAAACTGGAGATGGCTGTGGACAAAGACTCTTTAGCTGCACTGAGAATTGGGCCAACTTGGGAGTCTAAGGCTAAAAGAGAAGCAAATGCCTTTTTGAGCAAGTACAGCAAAGCTGAGCAGACAATTGAGAATGAGTTGTGGAAAAGGGTAGAGAAGGATTGTTACCAGCTAACCAGTTCAGACATCAGCCTTTCTATTGAAGAAGCCAAAAGCAGAATTGTGATAGTCGGCATCAAAGAGGCAGTTGATACACTTATAAACAAGTTAAAGCAACTTCTTGAGGACGCAATGGCTGAACTAGAGGTAGAGAGGAACACTGTCGATAAAGTGATTCGCTTTGAGTCAAAGGAGATGCTTGAGTTGGTAGCAAATTGTGTACATTCTAAACTTAGTAATGAAATTTACACCAAAGATGAAGGTACTTTGTCCTTCCATCTAAAAGGTTTTAGGGAAAATGTAAATGCTGCTGAAAAGGTTATCAAGCAAGCACAGGAGAATGTTACCCTTCAGAACTTGAGCCTCTCATCCCATTTAGTTCAGTTTCTGAAGTCCTTAGATCTAAAGAAATTTGAACAGGACCATTTTTTTGCAAGCAATATCCAGGCTTTCTTTATGAAAAATGGCGACCATCTTGGGGTCCTTGCAGAGACAGAAAACATCAAGAAAGCAGAAGACAAATTAGCAGACATCATCAGGGTGGAGATCATTCAAATAACACCTGAGCTAACCCCAGTGATTAACAGTGAAACCTGGGTGAATTTTCTAAAGGCACATAATGCTAATGTGGAATTAACCCATGATGTCATCATTATACCTTCTGAGGGAGAAATTGTAATCTGTGGATTTGCTCAAATGGTGGCAGATCTCTTACAAAAGGTCAATGACTATCTAGAAAACAAGACACCGGCAACTGAAGACATCCATTTTCAGTCTTTGCAAGAGGTTGAGTTTATTGAATCTTGCATGAACTTATCAGCAGTTCCAGAGATCCGTAACCTTGATTTAACCATACTTGCTGGCACTACAGAGAGTCCTCCTTGTCTGAAGGTAACAGGAgcaaaagagaaaatccaagatGCCGTAAGTCTGTTGAAGAAGCATGTATCCGCCATTATCACAGAGACATTTGCTTATTCTAAAGCAGGAGAGACAAAAGTGATACAGAAGCATGAAGCCAATGTAAAAGCCAAAGCCAAAGAGTTCAATTGCAAGGCTTACCTATCAACAAAGGTAGAGGTGAAAACTGATCTGACTGTAACTACCTCTGCACATTCAACAAATACTACATCAAAAACCCTTTTAAGTCCTCTGAAGCATAAAAAAGCATCAGACACAGAAG AAACTCACACAGTAACTGTCCATGGAGTGCAGGTATCTCTTAAAAAAGGAGATATAACAAAAGAGACCGTGGATGTCATTGTTAATTCCAGCAACAAAACATTAGACCTTGACACTG GTGTTTCTGGTGCAATTCTTGCAGCAGCTGGGACATCAGTTGTCGATGAATGCAAAAAGCTTG GTCCTCAGAAAGCAGATGGAGTGGTATTGACAAGTGGGGGTAATCTTTCCTGTAAGCACATTGCTCAGATTGTTGGTCCTGTCACAGCTGTTGATATCACTGCCTCTATTGAGAAGGTCCTGAGTCTTTGTGAAAGCAAGAATGCTACGACAGTGGCAATCCCTGCCATAGGGACAG gGAAAGGTGGTATTGGAGCATCTGAGTCTATCAAAGCCATTTTCATTGGACTGGAAAATCATTTGACTCAGTCGCAGTCATCCTGCCTCAAAGAGATATTTGCAGTGGCTTTTGAACAGAAGATATTTGACTCCTACTGCATTTATTTCAAGGAAAGAAAGAAG CTGTCTCCTAAAGTTACCAAAAGCATGATGCCTGCAAATCAGG TCAAAATTTCTGGTGTGAGGATTGAGGTCAAGAAAGGCAGCATCACCAACGAAACTGTCAGAGGCATTGTGAATACCACAAATAACAAGATGAACTTGATGGGAG GTGTATCAGGAGCCATATTCAGAGCAGCAGGGCCCTCTGTTCAGCAGGAATGTCAGACACTag GTCCACTTCAGAGTGACACAGCTGCAGTGACCAGTGGTGGAAATCTGCAGTGCGATTACATCATCCACATGATGGGACCCCACTCCGCTGCTGACGCCAGGTTACGGGTAAAGAAAGTCCTGGAACGCTGTGAAGAGAAACAAATCAGCACAGTCTCCTTCCCTGCTGTTGGCACCG GTGGAGGTGGCCTTAAGAGTGCAGAGTCCATTGACGCCATGCTGGAAGGTATTGAGGATCATTTATCTCAACTCACCTCCACTGCTATCAAGCTTATCTATGTTGTCATTGACCGAGATGAAGTACTGCAAGAATTTCTGGAAGGGCTGAAACAGTGGACCACAAAATGCCAG CAGGACAGCGATGATGGATTTAATGGAGAAGATAGCAGTGAATGGGAGGATACGGAGTCATCTCATGGCTCAGATGAAGAGCCATTGTTCTCAGATGAAGAAGacgtagaagaagaagaagaagaaatggaATATGAAGAATTGGAAGAAGAAACagtggaagaagaagaagag gtagaggaagaagaagaagtagaagatgaaggagaagaagaagaagggtaTGATGAAGAGgacgaagaagaagaagggTACGATGAAGAGGACGAAGAAGAAGACAAAAGTG CTAACACCACAGAAGCACTAATTGGCCAAATCAAAGTTAAAGTGCTTTGTGGTGACATCACGAAAGAGACAACAGAAGCTATTGTCAGCAGCACAAATACTAGTCTTGATCTAAGCTCAG GTGTTTCAGGTGCTATTCTCAAAGCAGCTGGACAGACAGTTGTTGAAGATTGCAAGAAACTGG GTCCTCAGCCCAGTGATGGTGTGGTCCTGACAACAGCTGGAAACCTTGCTTTGAAGAACATCATCCACATGGTGGGTCAGACCAGTGAAAAAGAGATTACACGCTGCATGCATAAAGTTTTGAAGAAATGTGAAGAAAACAAAATCCAGTCGGTTTCATTTCCTGCTCTTGGAACTG GAGCAGGGAACCTAGCAGCTGACCAGGTGGCACAAGCCATGATTAAAGCTGTGGAAATGTTTTCCAAAGATTCACCAGCTTTtttgaaacaaatcaacatagTTATTTTTCAGCCCAAAATGTTGTCAAACTTTGAGGAAGTTCTGAAAAGCTCCAAAAAGATTTCACCAAAATCAAGACCCACTTCTG TACCCAAGCCTGGATCAATAAAGCAAACGCAAACACTATCACCTTTGTGCTTTGCTACCAAGATAACTTCTGTCACCTTCCCCATCATGAATGTAGAGGTTTATGGGACCTCCACAACTGACCTGGCCAAAGTGAAGGCATTCTTGGATGATCTCATTTCTGAAGAGTGTGCCAGCCAAGATATTGAGTCAAGCCATCTACCCTCCCTTCCTGAAGCTGACAAAGAGTCCATAGTTGCACTTAGCAAAAATAACCAAGTGCATGTCCATGTGCTTGCTGCAGATAAGTGGACTGTGTCAGGGAAGAAGGATGATGTTTTAGATGCTGTGCTGAAGATCAACAAATTTCTCCAGGCGGCAAAGGACAGGGAGCttcagaaagaagaagaaaagaggcTGAGTGAGACGTTACGCTGGGAGGTAGCTCGAGGGGAGGCATGGGCGCCACTGGACgtgagcattagctaccaaatggaGAGAGCATTTTACAATAAAGAACAGACGTTCAGTTACCAGGCGAAAGGAGAGAACTACACTGTGGACTTCAAGGACTTAAAAAGGGTAAACAGCAAGGGAGAGTCCTGTAGGGTCAAGAGAACTCTGCTCGGAGATTCAGAAACAG ccatCATTCACCCTCCCACAACATGGACCAATATGGGTGGAAAGGACTTGGAAATAATCACTCTCCTTCCCAGTTCAAATGAGTACAAGAAAATACAGAATCACTTCATCCTCACCAGTAAACACAAGGATGTGTCTCCTGTCCAGGTTGTGGAG ATCCACAGAATTCAGAATCAACAACAATGGCAGAGATACTGTGTGTTGAAACAGGCAGTGGACAAAAAATACCCCACACAGAGGAATGACCAGATCCTTTACCATGGCACCACTAAGGAAATCTGCCAGAAGATTAATAAGAATGGCTTCAACCGCAGCTTTTGTGGGAGAAATG CTGTTGTTCATGGTGATGGCACCTACTTCGCCAAAGAAGCCTGGTACTCCTGCCAGGACCAGTATTCGAACCAAGACGAGAATGGACTGAAGTACATCTACAGAGCCAGAGTTGTGACTGGGAAACCCTGCAAAAGTAAAAAAGGGATGAAGGAACCAGACCCTCTGGACCCTAATGATCCACAAGCTGGTTTACACGACTGTGCTGTGGATGATCTGCAGAATCCTTTTATCTTTGTGGTGTTCTGTGATGCAGGAGCGTACCCAGACTACCTCATCACCTTCAAGAACGTTTGA